The Drosophila innubila isolate TH190305 chromosome 2R unlocalized genomic scaffold, UK_Dinn_1.0 1_C_2R, whole genome shotgun sequence DNA window ggaacACAGAGTTCAGTTGAGAATTGTATGCTCAACgagaaacataaaataataatatcacaTCGGAATTATTTAGTATTTGTGTTGttcaacatttaaatactCATTCCAAGAACTGAATATCTGTTCATTCTAACATATGTACCATCCCTGATTATTATTAGTATACGTTTTATTATAACAGTCCTTTAAATTCGCTGCTATTTAAAGAGAGCCCAATTATTTCCTTATcctattgtaaatattttaagcgatataaataaaacagtattattcaaaatactatttataaaaaatttgataagcCAGTACTTAGGGGGCCGACAATCACCCTTATCTCAATGTACTTAGATTAAACTTATGTGGTATGCGAAATTGAATGAATTACGACTTAGGAATGAATACTCGTATGAAAGGGTATGAGTACCACGAAGAATATCAAGATGCACCtgaaacaaaattcaaaaatttaaatttatgcgtATTATTGAGGTTCAGAAAGAATGTAGAGATATTATAATCTAAATGTTCCATCAGGTGCAATATACAACATTTAGAAATTGTATTTCCTTATGCATGCATTATCTGGACATCGCTGATAAGTCGAAATTCCCATTTTGCCCGACCTATAAAAGTGGCGACGAAATGCGAAGAGGGTCAGAAAATAAACATGAAGTTATTGGTGTGCTTGGTATTGACGCTGGCTTCTCTGGTTTCCAGCGAGAGTAAGTATGGCTGATTGGTTGGCCCTGAACAGAAGGGGACTAACGAATAGTCCGTTGCAGAGATCCTCAACTGTTACTGGGGAACATGGGCCAACTATCGTCCTGGGGATGGTAAATTCGAGCCCTCGAACATCGATCCCAGCCTGTGTACTCACATCAGTTACACCTTCTTTGGCATTGAGGCGTCGGGAGAGTTCAAGTCCTTGGACACATGGCTCGACATGGACGATGGACTGGGTAAGCTAGTGATTATTTTGGATCTCTAAATTAGTCTAAGATAATCGTATTTTCATTATGCAGGTTTCATTAGCAAAACCATTGCCCTGAAGCAGAAAAATCCCAAGTTGAAAGTCTTGGCAGTTGTGGGTGGATGGGGTGAGGGGTCGGAAAAATATTCGGCCATGGCTGCAGATCCAGCAAAACGCTCTAGATTCATATCCTCCACATTGGCATTCATCCGGCAACACGGCTTCGATGGTCTGGACTTGGATTGGGAATATCCAGCACAACGCGGTGGCGGTCCTCAGGATAAACAGAACTTTGTAACCCTTTTGCGGGAGATTAAGGAAGCGTAAGTATATTACAACCCTTGAAAACTGAAGCACCAAGCTTAAATTTACTACTTATTCCTCTTTCTCTCCAAGATTTGCCCCCTACAATTTGGAATTAGGCATTGCTGTAGGCGCCTCTGAAGCCTCCGCGCAACAATCGTATGACATTCCCGCGATCTCCAAGCATTTGGACTTCATTAATGTGATGACCTACGACTTTCATATGGCATTCGATGGCTATTTGGGCTTCAATGCACCCTTCCCCGAAGTGGAGCAGTCCATCGACTACTGGCTACGTCAAGGTCTGTGGCTAATTGTATCCTTTTCTAGAAAGTTTTTATATCAAGccaataatttttgaataggTGCTCCGGCCCAGAAACTGATCCTTGGCATCGGATTCTATGGCCACAGTTACCAGATGGCAGACAGCTCCCAGAACCGACCAGGCGCCCCCTGCAAAGGAGCCGGAAATGCTGGCACCTTTACTCGTGAAAGTGGATTCCTTGGCTACCACGAGATTTGCATGAACAACTGGCAGACTGTGTTTGACGACCAAGCCAAGTCTCCGTACGCCTTCCAAGGGGATCAGTGGGTTGGCTTTGACAACGTCCAGAGTATTGAGCTCAAGATGAAACTGGTTGACTCACGCAAATTGGGTGGTGCCATGACCTGGTCTATTGAGACCGATGACTTCCTCGGTCGCTGCGGAGAGAAATTCCCCCTCCTCAAGGCAATGAACAGAGGCTTGGGTGTAAATGTGGGAGGAGGTGGCAACGATACTCCTGCACCAACCTCAAAGCCAGGCGATGGCAATAATGGAGGCTCCAACGAAAAATGCACCACGGATGGATACTTTAGGGACAGCAGCGACTGCAGTCGCTTCTATCAATGCGTAGGCGGAATTCGCTATGACAGCCAGTGCGGAAACGGATTGTATTTCGACTTGAACTCCTTTAGCTGCAACTGGCCCGAGCTAGCCAACTGTTAAATAAAGATTCAATACTAAACACGATTTTAAAGCAGAGCTCTCAAACATCTGTTACTtgctttcacacacacatagacatattatttataaatgatttGATCGACAGGTGGCGTTTATTAGTCGTTCATCATTTGCGTTTACGCTGtctaaattttatatgcaaaaatCTCGGTAGATGGCGTGACATTACCCTGGCTCTGCATCCTGTTATAATAATCTGTAGGTAGTATATTAGTTGGTCCAATAAAACTGTTCAATACAGTATgttttacagaattttgtcAGGGCTCTGGTCCCAGATTGAAAGCATATAATGCAGATAAGTaagttaaaatcaaaatcaatttgacttgcaacactttaactttaaattttcatggCTATTATTTGGTTGTGTTCTTTTAGATTTTATGGCATATCGCATATGACTTCCGTTACttttagttataaatattaatagaataACGTTTATACCACATTTTAAGCCGACTCAATAAATCACATGTTTAAAACGCTTATAATCGATATATTAACATCTGGCCCAAGCTGTCATATACAGAAGTGCCACAGAAGtccaagcaaataaaaaatcaaaatttatggtATTTGCTTGGTTATCGGTTGGTTTATGGTTGGTTTATGGTTGGATTTTGGTTAGTTTGGACTTCTGGATTTCTAGACAAACTATTATATAAGAACATTTGCTGACAGATGGCGCTCACGGGTCGTTTACCCTGATATCGTTTGCGGTTCAAACAATATTTTCTATTCAAATATCTCGCTAGATGGCGTTGCATTACACtctcactgttgccaactcagctattttatagatagttttggtaattttcagagttcgattgatagaaaaatttaaaaatttatattagctagaaatctttcaattttaaatatatatgttcaGGCTATGTTTTGCTATTGGTATTTTTCCGAAGAGCACGCAAAAACACATTTAGATGCTTTGCAGCCAGAAACATATATTCTTTTCTCTAAAAAGGTGGCAGCAATGCTAGAagcttgttttttataattatcgaTAACTTACGATTTCACTgtttatgcaaaaaatttttaattccacttaatttgcttaatgcaaatgcaatgaaaatgcaaataaaattgttttaaacatGAAACAATTGCGTTCTGTTATACAACAAAACTGTAACTCAAAAGGAAATGCCAACCTTAACATACTTCTGTCATTATCAACTGCGTTGTGGAAAATGCCGGCTTCTTTGTACGCGCGAATGTTGACGCcgctttgaaaatatttgtacgtacaattaataatttgttcaattttgacACAAGGCATAATAAgtaagtgaaaaaaaatatacagtgGTGTTACGTATTCAATTCAAATCATTTTCAGATGAGCCTTCATAATGTCAACATCATCGAAGCTAACGCTTTCGCTTGGAGAGCAGCAACTCGCAAAACTGACTAACGAAGCACCCGAAATCCGCATGCGTGCATTGGAGCAGGTTGAGACGCGCTTTATACGGTGCCTGCAGCACGGCGAAACTATCAACTTCAAGCCGGTGCTGCTGCTGAAGCAGCTGATACGTTGGTTTGGCCATACGCCGCCAGCAGCCGCCGATCGAGTGCTGGCATTGATGCTCGAGCTGCTGCGTTCGGATTATGTGGATGCGATTGTGCATAAGATTCCCTGTCAGCGACTGCTGACAGAGCTGGAGAAGATTCGAAAGATATTGGGATGTATGCAGTCAAAGCGGGCCCTGGAACTGCTCGATGATCTACAAAGTTTGGTGGCCGTTGTGTACAATGAAGCGACTCCCGTCGAGAGCAACCTTAGCTCAGGTATTCTATACAAGTCATCTGATCTAATTGAATGATCCACATATACCTCTTGTTACAGGCGAATCTCAGAGTAGCAGTAGCGAAATGGAAGAGTTCTCGATTGAGAAATTCAAGCTCAGTCCGGCTGACTTTGAGCCGGCATGGGCCCGAGCCAACCTGGATGACATGGCCACAATGAAGACCATTGTGGACTCGCTGACAATTGACATCGATCTGGAGCTGCTGGACCACCTAACCAACCTGCAGATAAAACTATGCGATTATCCAGCCGAGTATTTGCTACAAACTCCGCACATATTTCTCCGCTTGCTGCACATTCAGCGGAAGCATGCTAATAAAGTGCTCCTGCAAATTAACCGCACGCTTCTCACCACCGTCAAGCTGCTGCAGCGCCGACTGAAGATTCGCAGCAAGACACTTTACTACTCGGCTAGCATTGAATCGCCGGAAACATCGCCACAGCAGCTGTGCATTCCCAGCGCCTTAATGTTGCTAGTAAATGGATGCTTGGAACTACTCGGACCGCCGCAGCTGGAGGTCTGCCGCCATAACTGGCACCTCATCGAACTTATCGTGGAAGTGATTGCAACCT harbors:
- the LOC117785381 gene encoding acidic mammalian chitinase-like, giving the protein MKLLVCLVLTLASLVSSEKILNCYWGTWANYRPGDGKFEPSNIDPSLCTHISYTFFGIEASGEFKSLDTWLDMDDGLGFISKTIALKQKNPKLKVLAVVGGWGEGSEKYSAMAADPAKRSRFISSTLAFIRQHGFDGLDLDWEYPAQRGGGPQDKQNFVTLLREIKEAFAPYNLELGIAVGASEASAQQSYDIPAISKHLDFINVMTYDFHMAFDGYLGFNAPFPEVEQSIDYWLRQGAPAQKLILGIGFYGHSYQMADSSQNRPGAPCKGAGNAGTFTRESGFLGYHEICMNNWQTVFDDQAKSPYAFQGDQWVGFDNVQSIELKMKLVDSRKLGGAMTWSIETDDFLGRCGEKFPLLKAMNRGLGVNVGGGGNDTPAPTSKPGDGNNGGSNEKCTTDGYFRDSSDCSRFYQCVGGIRYDSQCGNGLYFDLNSFSCNWPELANC